The genomic DNA AAGCCCGATTCGCATCATTATGTTCGATAAAAGGAATCAGAGAAGCTCCAATAGAAAAATATTGGAAGGGATAAATACTTCGAAGATGAACCTGTTCCCATGCAATCGTAAGAAATTCTTGACGATATCGGGCTGGAACAATCTGTTCCTCCTGAATATCTCGAGTAAGTGCTAAAGAATTTCCTGTTGCTACCCTATAGTATTCATCTATATTTGGTGATAAATAAAGCATGCGTATTCTTTTTGATCTTTCGGATATTTCAAAAAATGGACTTTCTATGGCCCCCCAAATACCAATCCTCGCATGAATTGCTAGAGATCCAATAAGTCCAACATTGATTCCTTCAGACGTGTCAATTGGACAAATGCGTCCATAGTGACTAGGGTGGATATCTCGTATCCGAAAACTCGCAGTTCGCCCCGTCAATCCTCCAGGGCCCAAATAACTCAATTTTCTCCCATGAACTATTTCCGTCAATGGATTAGTTTGATCCAAAACTTGAGATAATGGGTGTAATCCAAAAAAAGATTCATAAGTCGTTGTTAATGGAGTTGAAGTCACCAAATTCTGAGGAGTCGGTATCAATTTATGTCTAATTGCTCCACATATAGTTCCTCTAACCATATTTTCTAAACGAACCAGGGCCAATCCAAATTGATCTTGTAATAGATCTGCTACAGAACGAATAcgtttatttttcaaatgatttATATCGTCAAGTAGAGCCATTCCAAATTTCATGCCAATCAAATGATCCGCAGCTGTCAATATATCTCGCGGTAACAAAAATGTATTGTTCTGGGGTATATCAAGATTAAGCTTTTGGTTGATATTTCGTCGACCAATTTTTCCTAATTCACATCTTTGTTGaaaaaattttttttgtaattctttCCATAAAGATTCAGAAAATACCGGATCTCCGCCAACACAAGCAAATTGTCGATAAAACTccaaaatggcattttcttttgacccaattttttttttatccttatcATTTAGGAAAGACACGAAAATTTCAGGATAACAAACATTTTCTAGAATTTCGCTTAAATTCGAACCCATAGCTGATGATAGAACTAGAATAGATATTTTCTGTTTCCTACTCACACGAGCCCATATCCTTGCTTTTTTATCAATCTCTAATTCTAATCTACCCCCCAGTCTGATATTATAGTGCCAGTATAGACCGGAATTCCGTTAGGGTCCAATTCTGAACGGTAATAGATACCAGGACTTTGCAATATTTGATTGATTACTATTCTGTATATTCCATTTACTATAGAAGTTCCCAGAGAATTCATTAGAGGAATATTTCCAACAAAAATAGTTTGTTTTTGTATATCTCTACTACTTTTCCAAATTAATCCCGCGGATATATATAATTCAGCAGAATATGTAAGTGATTCATATACAGCATCTTTTTCGTTTATCAAGGGTTCTAATAATTGATATGTTTCGgcaaataattgaaattcaatttcTTGATCTGTATCCTCAATTTTTGGAAACTTAAAAAGCCCTTCTGTTAAGCCCCGATCAATGAACCTACAAAACCCTTCAAATTGTATCTGATTCAATCCAGGTAGTGTAgacatttcttcattttcactCCCAAGCATTTTCAATTTCCCCGTGAATTTTATCGAAAAATATTCCACGATTTGCTGTCATGCTTCATCAAATCACATGAATCCATTTAGCAATATTGGAATTTCTATTCTTTATACTGAATTACATGAAATCTTACCTAATCCCGTGTATCAAATATTTCTTAGTGTATGAAATACCTATtatgaaaagagaaagaaatattaGAATTTGATACTCAACTTCGAAGGAATTTGCAACAAAACAAACAGATAGAATCGAAAGTCTAATCTAAAAAAGGATTGGAAATTTCTACGGGcatttcaatcttttttttaggaatctaaaaaaatgcatttcatttctatcattattatgatattacatattcaaattcaattggatacaaaaaaaaatccattcgAAATTGTCAAGAAAAGATATATTTTGAAGTGAAGTATTTTGGAGAGAATTGGGGAGAATATGATTAGAGTATGTTATGTGTAATGTAATAAGGCTTGTATTTTTGAAACATGCATATATTTAACTGCAGCTATAGATCTGTCTCTAACTTTATTGCAGTCATATTTGTTCAGGataacaaacacataacatgttgtgtgaatttttacaaattttctattgaaaattgtaaaaaaagaaTAAGCACGATAATTTCTTGAAAATACCGTATAGTATTGGTATTCTATATCTATATAGATATGGATAAGATACTCGATTAGATAATATCTGTGTAACAGATCAAATTGATATTCTAGGGTTTACATATATTGAAAGTTGCTGTTATAATTAGAATgaacaaagttaaaaaaaaaagcaatattGATTGGTTatgtatcaatttttattttctgatctcattaagaaaaaaaaatttctattcAAATATTCAAGAATAATTCATAAAAGAATAGTTAACGGTTGCGATTTGTCTCAagattgtttttcaatttttcaatagaAAGAAAAGGGGGGAGTATTCTCAAAAACTtcatatctatatttttattggCGGCATGGCCGAGTGGTAAGGCGGGGGACTGCAAATCCTTTTTCCCCAGTTCAAATCCGGGTGTCGCCTGATCGATAAGAAACTGTAAATGAAAGATTATATTACgtttttttagaaaacttttTTTCCAACAGAAGCAAGCGAGGGAAAAGGAGTCTTGAGAATTGCGTTTGATTCGAAATTATAAGCATCAGTAGCTTAAAAAATgttgtaaatatttttgtctcGAATTCAAGGAAAGATTCTAGTAGTGAAAAGGAATCcataaatttagaaatgatAGTTCGTTCACTACACAACTATTGTAGTGTCTGTCTCCTGACTGGGTCTTTTATTAGATTGGATTAAGAATAAGTCGGATAGGAAAGTCCATTTTTAGGTAGAGAAAAGGCAGAAGAAAAACCTTCTATACAGactaatttaaagtttatgagtgcttccacattttatcaatattatttatttagatcaATTCTATTTAATAGCTTTAATTTAGCTAATTCGCTTTCGTAATATTCAAAAAAAGTATTCTTTAGATTTTCATATTCtatattctaataaaattaaaaagttttgatTCTAAAAtcgaatagaaaagaaaaaaagtttttttaattattttagagaaCGAATTGGGAGACATTTAAGGGACTATTTCAAATAGAAAGAAGAGTATAAGTATGCAAATGAATCtgtcttgattctttttttatgaaatcCTTAAGGAAATGATAAAAGAGAAATCTTAATATTCCCACCTGGTAGTAACATTCATTGACTTATAACttcctataatttttttatgtttaatgttttatgattttactaaaaataatcaaaaaaaactttttagatGTTCTAATAACTAATAAATAGAATGAATTCTTGTTTTTCGTGAATGATGTTAGCCCAGAATCCTTTTTTTGACTCTGTAATAGCAATTCCACTATTATAGTATAGTATTTTTAGcgaataatacaaaaaaaagaatagaataaaaaatttgaaaaaataatgaaatagttCCTTCATATTTATAGAGATAGGAGACAAAATTTACATGGATATAGTAAGTATTGCTTGGGCTGCTTTAATGGtagttttttcattttcccTTTCCCTCGTAGTATGGGGAAGAAGTGGGCTATAGGGATACTAAAAATTGAGTTAAGGGATCCAAGTAACCTTGTTGATTTCTACctgaatttttgaatttcgaaactattgaatgaaaatatttcatttaaactaATACTAATTAATTGAGTTCAAATAGAAAATCTATCTtgattctattatattttagtaGTGTAATGTATTCTATGTATCTTATAGGAATTGAAAATACTCTttcaatcaaacaaatattttcattattcccATATTCCTATTTTGAGAAAAACAAGGGaatcaaaaagaagaagaaatggatTCCTATTCCAatcaaatttttcttaaaatttctatTTCGATGAACTGACGCTTAACCTggttatatagatatatatatatatatggaaaatgGCGGACCGTGTAATAACCATTCCTGTTTTTTTACCCCCTTTTTTTCCTAAGATACCGGAATTGTTTGTAAAaagaatctgaaaaaaaaaattggacgcAATTCTCAGATAGTAGAAATCAAATTGATTTCTACTATCTGGATTACGCTGATTGTAcgatcatttttttaaatcattcataaaaatgaagaaatcatATTTCAGGGAAATTAGTCACTTTTACTTACCgtttttacataaattataagtaaaaaaGCAGTAGGAACTAGAATAAACAGTGCAGTAGCAATAAATGCGAGAATATTTACTTCCATAATCTTTATTATGTTCTATTTctcttaaatttctaaaaaaaaaattcgggATTTAATCCCATAGAAATGTTCAATCTTTCAACAATGGTATAAATTGGATTTCAATGATATCAAATCGGATCAATATCATGAATCACAAAATCTGAGCTATCAAATCAACTCATGAAATAGTATAACATAGGAAGATCTTTTATCCatactaaataaaacaaaaaaacatttattcttGATGAAAGTCCAAAATCCCTTTCCTTCCTTTTTCGGCGAAACAAATGAAAAAGCAGGGGGGGccccaaataaaattttgtttatcaatttgattccctacaaatacacaaaaaaggaatttcttttttatttttttggatttataTCCAACGGGATTGACGGGGCTCGAACCCGCAGCTTCCGCCTTGACAGGGCGGTGCTCTGACCAATTGAACTACAATCCCAGGGAAAGGGGTGTactgtataaatatttttacggACCGTTTCTGTcaaaccttttctttttctatttcggATTCGAACCTTTTTGTTGTAAATGAAAAAAGcgcatttttttatatattgatatgTATATCGATATCCACTTTAGTGAGATCGACACAAATTACTCGTAATCcgtttcttattcttattctatTAACAAATCGATTGAAAATtgaatcaatgaaaaaaaaatattttttttttcaatttttccttATATTTTCTACTTACAGATCTTGACATGAATACCGATTATTAACAAGATTTTGAATTTGTGGAAAGAAATATGGaatacagaaaaaaaagaaataaccttagatatgtttaatattttgattcttCCGTATCATAGCACATCAGTCATTTCCAGAGAACTATAAATGGGTTATAGAATTTCATAGTGGATCGGCAAATTCTTGGGCCGAGCTGGATTTGAACCAGCGTAGACATATTGCCAACGAATTTACAGTCCGTCCCCATTAACCGCTCGGGCATCGACCCAGCACAATAGGAAGAATACATTTcagtttttattgaaaatttttgatCAACTTCCTTTCGTAACACCCTACCCCCAGGGGAAGTCGAATCCCCGCTGCCTCCTTGAAAGAGAGATGTCCTGAACCACTAGACGATGGGGGCATACTTGCCCGACCGCCATTATACTACGTTCATAGTATGAACAGTTTTTTGCAATTGTCAATATAATGATATgattcgataaaaaaaaatatttttcgttCTTTCATAATTCcatagaaattttttattaatcatttatatttctaaatttttttattccagtcataataagaaaaaaaaagaagtaatgtTCCAATAAAGAGAAAATTCTTCACAGGAATGATTCGTTTGTTGCAAAGGACGAGAGGTTAAAACTTCATTTCTATCATTTATTACTAATACTAAGATTCGATAGGTAGATTTATATCtaatactaagaaaaaaaactttggaaaatagaatttttcaataaaaaaataaaaatttggtttAGGGACAGAACATATTGAATCCATTTTATCAATGATTCGATTTTATCAATGTTTcgatgaaatattttattttgtgagtACATTTATGTatcaataaaaagaatttaGTGTTATGATTAGAATGACTTCAAGAATccattttgaaataatatatttgatatggATCAAATCCAATCTtaatcaattcttttttttaactatattcTATTCACTAGGTAAAtccaattttttgttctttgatgagtcattatacAAATAATAGATATTGATGTACATGTATTCTAATCCcatttatatcatttaatttatataatttatataaatttatagaaataatttatataaatttatagaatAAGTATACACAGTAACAAATATATGTACTAGTCATGCTAGTTCCTTATT from Vigna unguiculata cultivar IT97K-499-35 unplaced genomic scaffold, ASM411807v1 contig_3, whole genome shotgun sequence includes the following:
- the LOC114171577 gene encoding uncharacterized protein LOC114171577, producing MAVGQVCPHRLVVQDISLSRRQRGFDFPWG